One Solea solea chromosome 5, fSolSol10.1, whole genome shotgun sequence genomic window carries:
- the galnt2 gene encoding polypeptide N-acetylgalactosaminyltransferase 2 isoform X1, whose protein sequence is MRRKSRILLCFAVLWVLGIAYYFYSGTALNRKDDWASSDVSSRIRARSDDKAQGLETLPPGKVRWQDFDEDLYVGATVVRPGQDPYARNKFNQVESDKLRMDRAVPDTRHDHCRHKQWKSDLPASSVVITFHNEARSALLRTVVSVLKKSPVHLVKEIILVDDYSDNSEDGALLGKIEKVRVLRNDRREGLMRSRVRGADAATAPVLTFLDSHCECNDHWLEPLLERVAEDKSRVVSPIIDVINMDNFQYVGASADLKGGFDWNLVFKWDYMTLDQRRARQGNPIAPIKTPMIAGGLFVMDKDYFELLGKYDMMMDVWGGENLEISFRVWQCGGSLEIIPCSRVGHVFRKQHPYTFPGGSGTVFARNTRRAAEVWMDEYKNFYYAAVPSARNVPYGNIQSRMEMKKRLGCKPFKWYLENVYPELRVPDHQDIAFGALQQGGNCLDTLGHFADGVVGVYECHNAGGNQVALPRQHMQEWALTKDKSVKHMDLCLTVVDRAAASLIKLQGCRENDSRQKWEQIESNSKLRHVGSNLCLDSRSARMGGLTVEVCSPSLNQQWKFTLNLQS, encoded by the exons GATGACTGGGCCTCCAGTGACGTGTCGAGTAGGATCAGAGCTCGCTCTGATGATAAAGCTCAGGGTCTGGAGACTCTGCCGCCAG gtAAGGTGCGCTGGCAGGATTTTGACGAGGATCTATACGTTGGAGCCACGGTGGTCCGGCCCGGTCAGGACCCATACGCCAGGAACAAGTTCAACCAGGTGGAGAGCGACAAACTCCGAATGGACAGAGCCGTGCCGGACACAAGACATGACCA TTGCAGACATAAGCAATGGAAGTCGGATCTACCAGCCTCCAGTGTGGTCATCACCTTCCACAATGAAGCtcgctctgctctgctgcgGACTGTGGTCAG tgttttaaaGAAAAGTCCTGTTCACTTAGTCAAAGAGATCATCCTGGTTGATGACTACAGCGATAATT CCGAGGACGGAGCGTTGCTGGGGAAGATTGAGAAAGTGCGTGTGTTGCGGAACGACCGCAGAGAAG GACTGATGCGTTCGAGGGTGCGTGGTGCAGACGCCGCTACGGCGCCAGTACTCACCTTTTTGGACTCTCACTGTGAATGTAATGACCACTGGCTAGAGCCGCTGCTGGAGAGGGTGgctgag GACAAAAGCAGAGTAGTTTCTCCCATTATCGATGTCATCAACATGGACAACTTCCAGTATGTAGGCGCCTCAGCTGATCTGAAAGGAG GTTTCGACTGGAACTTGGTGTTTAAGTGGGACTACATGACTCTGGACCAGAGACGGGCGAGACAAGGCAACCCCATTGCTCCAATAAA GACTCCAATGATAGCTGGAGGTCTATTTGTCATGGATAAGGATTACTTTGAGCTGCTGGGAAAGTACGACATGATGATGGATGTTTGGGGCGGAGAGAACCTGG agaTCTCATTTCGTGTGTGGCAGTGTGGTGGCAGTCTGGAAATCATCCCCTGCAGCAGAGTCGGCCACGTCTTCAGAAAGCAACATCCATACACCTTCCCTGGCGGCAGCGGGACTGTGTTTGCGAG GAACACAAGGAGAGCGGCAGAAGTGTGGATGGACGAGTATAAAAACTTCTACTACGCTGCCGTCCCGTCAGCCAGAAACGTCCCCTATGGAAA TATCCAGAGTCGTATGGAGATGAAGAAGAGATTAGGCTGTAAACCATTTAAATGGTACCTGGAGAATGTTTACCCTGAACTGAG GGTCCCGGATCACCAGGACATCGCGTTTGGAGCTTTGCAGCAGGGAGGAAACTGTCTGGACACACTGGGTCACTTCGCCGATGGGGTGGTGGGCGTGTATGAATGCCACAATGCTGGTGGAAACCAGGTAGCGTTACCGCGACAACACATGCAG GAATGGGCCCTGACCAAGGACAAATCAGTGAAACACATGGACTTGTGTCTGACTGTGGTGGACAGAGCAGCCGCTTCTCTCATCAAACTACAGGGCTGTCGAGAAAATGACAGCAGacag AAATGGGAACAGATCGAGTCCAACTCGAAGCTTCGTCACGTGGGCAGTAACCTCTGTCTGGACAGCCGCAGTGCCAGGATGGGCGGACTCACTGTGGAGGTGTGCAGCCCCAGCCTTAACCAGCAGTGGAAGTTCACCCTCAACTTACAATCATAG
- the galnt2 gene encoding polypeptide N-acetylgalactosaminyltransferase 2 isoform X2, whose protein sequence is MRRKSRILLCFAVLWVLGIAYYFYSGTALNRKDDWASSDVSSRIRARSDDKAQGLETLPPGKVRWQDFDEDLYVGATVVRPGQDPYARNKFNQVESDKLRMDRAVPDTRHDHCRHKQWKSDLPASSVVITFHNEARSALLRTVVSVLKKSPVHLVKEIILVDDYSDNSEDGALLGKIEKVRVLRNDRREGLMRSRVRGADAATAPVLTFLDSHCECNDHWLEPLLERVAEDKSRVVSPIIDVINMDNFQYVGASADLKGGFDWNLVFKWDYMTLDQRRARQGNPIAPIKTPMIAGGLFVMDKDYFELLGKYDMMMDVWGGENLEISFRVWQCGGSLEIIPCSRVGHVFRKQHPYTFPGGSGTVFARNTRRAAEVWMDEYKNFYYAAVPSARNVPYGNIQSRMEMKKRLGCKPFKWYLENVYPELRVPDHQDIAFGALQQGGNCLDTLGHFADGVVGVYECHNAGGNQEWALTKDKSVKHMDLCLTVVDRAAASLIKLQGCRENDSRQKWEQIESNSKLRHVGSNLCLDSRSARMGGLTVEVCSPSLNQQWKFTLNLQS, encoded by the exons GATGACTGGGCCTCCAGTGACGTGTCGAGTAGGATCAGAGCTCGCTCTGATGATAAAGCTCAGGGTCTGGAGACTCTGCCGCCAG gtAAGGTGCGCTGGCAGGATTTTGACGAGGATCTATACGTTGGAGCCACGGTGGTCCGGCCCGGTCAGGACCCATACGCCAGGAACAAGTTCAACCAGGTGGAGAGCGACAAACTCCGAATGGACAGAGCCGTGCCGGACACAAGACATGACCA TTGCAGACATAAGCAATGGAAGTCGGATCTACCAGCCTCCAGTGTGGTCATCACCTTCCACAATGAAGCtcgctctgctctgctgcgGACTGTGGTCAG tgttttaaaGAAAAGTCCTGTTCACTTAGTCAAAGAGATCATCCTGGTTGATGACTACAGCGATAATT CCGAGGACGGAGCGTTGCTGGGGAAGATTGAGAAAGTGCGTGTGTTGCGGAACGACCGCAGAGAAG GACTGATGCGTTCGAGGGTGCGTGGTGCAGACGCCGCTACGGCGCCAGTACTCACCTTTTTGGACTCTCACTGTGAATGTAATGACCACTGGCTAGAGCCGCTGCTGGAGAGGGTGgctgag GACAAAAGCAGAGTAGTTTCTCCCATTATCGATGTCATCAACATGGACAACTTCCAGTATGTAGGCGCCTCAGCTGATCTGAAAGGAG GTTTCGACTGGAACTTGGTGTTTAAGTGGGACTACATGACTCTGGACCAGAGACGGGCGAGACAAGGCAACCCCATTGCTCCAATAAA GACTCCAATGATAGCTGGAGGTCTATTTGTCATGGATAAGGATTACTTTGAGCTGCTGGGAAAGTACGACATGATGATGGATGTTTGGGGCGGAGAGAACCTGG agaTCTCATTTCGTGTGTGGCAGTGTGGTGGCAGTCTGGAAATCATCCCCTGCAGCAGAGTCGGCCACGTCTTCAGAAAGCAACATCCATACACCTTCCCTGGCGGCAGCGGGACTGTGTTTGCGAG GAACACAAGGAGAGCGGCAGAAGTGTGGATGGACGAGTATAAAAACTTCTACTACGCTGCCGTCCCGTCAGCCAGAAACGTCCCCTATGGAAA TATCCAGAGTCGTATGGAGATGAAGAAGAGATTAGGCTGTAAACCATTTAAATGGTACCTGGAGAATGTTTACCCTGAACTGAG GGTCCCGGATCACCAGGACATCGCGTTTGGAGCTTTGCAGCAGGGAGGAAACTGTCTGGACACACTGGGTCACTTCGCCGATGGGGTGGTGGGCGTGTATGAATGCCACAATGCTGGTGGAAACCAG GAATGGGCCCTGACCAAGGACAAATCAGTGAAACACATGGACTTGTGTCTGACTGTGGTGGACAGAGCAGCCGCTTCTCTCATCAAACTACAGGGCTGTCGAGAAAATGACAGCAGacag AAATGGGAACAGATCGAGTCCAACTCGAAGCTTCGTCACGTGGGCAGTAACCTCTGTCTGGACAGCCGCAGTGCCAGGATGGGCGGACTCACTGTGGAGGTGTGCAGCCCCAGCCTTAACCAGCAGTGGAAGTTCACCCTCAACTTACAATCATAG